The following coding sequences are from one Lolium rigidum isolate FL_2022 chromosome 6, APGP_CSIRO_Lrig_0.1, whole genome shotgun sequence window:
- the LOC124659386 gene encoding uncharacterized protein LOC124659386 → MAPPPQSTPRRAEGTRRSASSSSPSLCEESVWDSVIRAQCRRFSAQMGVLLLQFCPLSSSSGQTMPTSALLMPSPAVLRQASGANSTRSWSPTSRRTSDTIALALVRSKSTYPSPTCSSAIDAVGKLVPAYCLFFLTCTTHSTRTAA, encoded by the exons atggcgccgccTCCCCAGAGCACCCCTCGCCGAGCCGAGGGCACCAGAAGATCCGCGTCGTCGTCCTCTCCATCTCTGTGCGAGGAATCGGTATGGGACTCAGTAATTCGAGCGCAGTGTCGCCGATTCTCCGCGCAGATGGGCGTGCTTCTTCTTCAATTCTGTCcgctctcgtcctcctccggccaaaCCATGCCCACCTCCGCACTCCTG ATGCCATCGCCAGCGGTACTCCGGCAAGCTTCCGGCGCCAACTCCACTAGATCATGGTCGCCCACGTCAAGGCGCACCTCCGACACCATCGCCCTCGCCTTGGTTCGGTCCAAATCGACCTATCCATCTCCGACCTGTTCCTCCGCCATTGATGCAGTGGGCAAGCTCGTCCCCGCCTACTGTCTGTTCTTCTTGACTTGTACCACTCACTCGACAAGAACTGCAGCATAG